A genome region from Oryzias latipes chromosome 2, ASM223467v1 includes the following:
- the txndc16 gene encoding thioredoxin domain-containing protein 16 isoform X1 encodes MWIWTAVFLLGLSSGERTDKEKTYERMEITAGDFNEKLQSGKILFIYFEHQVSPPVSLFLVEMEKSAEVLQDYGVLVRKVNCRTELVPTYCTEERLQRTVFLFRGGKEFLSFDLDTVFDVNSIVAEVLFAILREEVKYVHTDADLLAMERTARGKKDMVLSYVQSLGTQEHRSIMETAYVYGSKHQFILITGGPVLKQLGVNESSLSSRVWFLHCRIPGGFPTPTASERCPVTRMRRALSTLNLHSFLQLMEAPLVLEVDVDPSSVPPPQFPYQLTPQVFLFSRPATEHLDRDAAGALAWRLRGVALLLLVHRQSPAVKTPEEFNVAYRRPEKSSEVKYLTLHSLDEVSEIFLDQDKEEEEEEEEEEEEDESQFGKLNDEVAASVFENTGNLMDLDSITQLTSENFHSEVAQSSLTVVLFYLKCKTDLRDAVSMAFLSSFIGVAEKLEESKVDDVLMSVVDCGEWTDLCAAQPGALVPFQPITEFPSVVLLRPQESPQYYASMLGSEALHRFIILSRTAAPVRLSTQEEVTSFLQEVPHGSQAGDRPDRVLGLFRSPTDASAFLEAAMSLRGEVLSGLLMDGTAEKWAAAHALHLPAVLAFPSWRTPAHPSALPAASSSAAELLSQVRLAMLHPMPELTVDNLPSFLSLGKALLLLFVGEEEDEIGQKQNQELVEEMRRAVELGGARMERYLACWIHLGSTPAGMSVLGSYLGYMPPLPALVLTHLPDGEEVYQYPADSVVAAPSVLQWLQRIEDGAEPPAGMLGADSWPPSAEFYDLLKVMEEAQEPESMQQPTPADEEELEEEEEDLHVEEPLVAEKVTDGSPEPNPSIHSEL; translated from the exons ATGTGGATCTGGACTGCCGTTTTCCTGCTGGGACTGAGCTCAGGAGAACGCACGGACAAGGAAAAAACGTACGAACGGATGGAAATCACAGCTGGAGATTTTAATGAGAAGCTGCAATCTGGAAAgatcctatttatttattttgagcaCCAAG TCTCTCCACCCGTCTCTCTGTTCCTAGTGGAGATGGAAAAGTCAGCCGAAGTTCTTCAGGATTACGGCGTTCTAGTCAGAAAA GTGAACTGTCGGACAGAGCTGGTTCCCACGTACTGCACGGAGGAACGGCTCCAGCGCACAGTGTTTCTGTTCCG aggcGGAAAGGAGTTCCTAAGCTTTGATTTGGACACCGTCTTTGACGTCAACTCCATCGTGGCGGAAGTGCTCTT CGCCATACTACGCGAGGAGGTGAAGTACGTCCACACGGACGCCGACCTCCTGGCCATGGAGAGGACAGCCAGAGGGAAGAAGGACATGGTCCTCAGCTACGTCCAAAGCCTGGGAACACAAG AGCACAGGTCGATCATGGAGACGGCGTACGTGTATGGATCCAAACATCAGTTCATCCTCATCACTGGAGGTCCTGTACTGAAACAGTTGGG GGTGAATGAGTCCTCGCTGTCGTCTCGGGTTTGGTTCCTGCACTGCCGGATCCCCGGCGGGTTCCCCACCCCCACGGCTTCCGAGCGCTGCCCTGTGACCCGTATGAGGAGGGCCCTGTCCACCCTGAACCTGCACTCCTTCCTGCAGCTGATGGAGGCGCCTTTAGTG CTTGAAGTGGACGTCGACCCCTCCTCCGTCCCGCCGCCTCAGTTCCCCTACCAGCTGACCCCCCAGGTCTTCCTCTTTTCCCGGCCGGCGACGGAGCACCTGGACCGGGATGCGGCGGGCGCTCTGGCCTGGAGGCTGCGCGGCGTCGCTCTCCTGCTGCTGGTGCACAG ACAGAGTCCCGCGGTGAAAACCCCCGAGGAGTTCAACGTTGCGTACCGCCGGCCCGAGAAG AGTTCAGAGGTGAAGTATTTGACCTTACACAGCCTCGATGAGGTCTCCGAGATCTTCCTAGATCAagacaaagaggaggaggaagaggaggaggaggaagaagaggaggatgaatcacaatttg GAAAGCTGAATGATGAAGTTGCAGCGTCTGTCTTCGAAAACACAGGCAACCTGATGGATTTGGACTCCATTACCCAGCTAACCTCTGAAAACTTCCACTCTGAAGTTGCACAAAGCAGCCTCACGGTGGTGCTGTTCTACCTCAAATGTAAAACTGATCTCA GGGATGCTGTTTCCATGGCATTTCTCAGCTCCTTCATTGGAGTTGCAGAGAAACTTGAAG agtcCAAGGTGGACGATGTTCTGATGAGCGTGGTGGACTGTGGAGAGTGGACTGACCTCTGCGCCGCTCAGCCCGGCGCACTCGTGCCtttccagccaatcacagagtTTCCCAGCGTTGTGCTGCTCCGCCCACAAGAGTCACCGCAGTACTATGCATCCATGCTGGGCAGTGAAGCGCTACATCGCTTTATCATACT gAGCCGCACTGCTGCTCCAGTGCGACTATCTACTCAGGAGGAAGTGACGTCATTCCTTCAGGAAGTACCTCACGGATCCCAAGCAGGCGACAGACCCGACAGAGTCTTGGGGTTGTTCAGGTCACCGACAG ATGCATCAGCGTTCCTCGAGGCAGCCATGTCCCTCAGAGGGGAAGTGCTAAGCGGACTACTGATGGATGGAACGGCAGAAAAATG GGCTGCAGCCCACGCCCTGCATCTTCCGGCCGTGTTGGCCTTTCCCTCCTGGAGGACTCCTGCTCATCCGTCGGCTCTGCCGGCGGCGTCCTCCTCTGCGGCGGAGCTGCTTTCGCAGGTTCGCTTGGCGATGCTCCACCCCATG CCTGAGCTAACGGTGGACAACCTGCCGTCCTTCCTGTCGCTGGGTAAAGCCTTGCTCCTGCTCTTCGTGGGAGAAGAGGAGGACGAGATCGGGCAGAAGCAGAACCAGGAGCTGGTGGAGGAGATGAGGAGAGCGGTGGAGCTGGGAGGAGCCAGGATGGAGCGGTACCTGGCCTGCTGGATTCACCT AGGCAGCACTCCAGCAGGGATGTCCGTCCTGGGATCTTACCTGGGGTACATGCCCCCACTTCCTGCGCTGGTGCTCACGCATTTACCAGACGGGGAGGAGGTTTATCAGTACCCGGCCGACAGTGTTGTAGCAGCCCCCTCTGTTTTGCAGTGGCTGCAGAGGATTGAGGACGGCGCCGAACCGCCTGCAG GGATGCTGGGAGCGGACAGCTGGCCTCCTTCTGCCGAGTTTTACGATCTCCTGAAAGTGATGGAGGAGGCGCAGGAACCAGAGTCAATGCAGCAGCCGACTCCAGCCGACgaggaggagctggaagaggaagaagaagatttgCACGTCGAGGAGCCTTTGGTGGCAGAAAAGGTGACGGATGGGAGTCCTGAACCTAATCCCAGCATTCACTCTGAACTTTAG
- the txndc16 gene encoding thioredoxin domain-containing protein 16 isoform X4, giving the protein MERTARGKKDMVLSYVQSLGTQEHRSIMETAYVYGSKHQFILITGGPVLKQLGVNESSLSSRVWFLHCRIPGGFPTPTASERCPVTRMRRALSTLNLHSFLQLMEAPLVLEVDVDPSSVPPPQFPYQLTPQVFLFSRPATEHLDRDAAGALAWRLRGVALLLLVHRQSPAVKTPEEFNVAYRRPEKSSEVKYLTLHSLDEVSEIFLDQDKEEEEEEEEEEEEDESQFGKLNDEVAASVFENTGNLMDLDSITQLTSENFHSEVAQSSLTVVLFYLKCKTDLRDAVSMAFLSSFIGVAEKLEESKVDDVLMSVVDCGEWTDLCAAQPGALVPFQPITEFPSVVLLRPQESPQYYASMLGSEALHRFIILSRTAAPVRLSTQEEVTSFLQEVPHGSQAGDRPDRVLGLFRSPTDASAFLEAAMSLRGEVLSGLLMDGTAEKWAAAHALHLPAVLAFPSWRTPAHPSALPAASSSAAELLSQVRLAMLHPMPELTVDNLPSFLSLGKALLLLFVGEEEDEIGQKQNQELVEEMRRAVELGGARMERYLACWIHLGSTPAGMSVLGSYLGYMPPLPALVLTHLPDGEEVYQYPADSVVAAPSVLQWLQRIEDGAEPPAGMLGADSWPPSAEFYDLLKVMEEAQEPESMQQPTPADEEELEEEEEDLHVEEPLVAEKVTDGSPEPNPSIHSEL; this is encoded by the exons ATGGAGAGGACAGCCAGAGGGAAGAAGGACATGGTCCTCAGCTACGTCCAAAGCCTGGGAACACAAG AGCACAGGTCGATCATGGAGACGGCGTACGTGTATGGATCCAAACATCAGTTCATCCTCATCACTGGAGGTCCTGTACTGAAACAGTTGGG GGTGAATGAGTCCTCGCTGTCGTCTCGGGTTTGGTTCCTGCACTGCCGGATCCCCGGCGGGTTCCCCACCCCCACGGCTTCCGAGCGCTGCCCTGTGACCCGTATGAGGAGGGCCCTGTCCACCCTGAACCTGCACTCCTTCCTGCAGCTGATGGAGGCGCCTTTAGTG CTTGAAGTGGACGTCGACCCCTCCTCCGTCCCGCCGCCTCAGTTCCCCTACCAGCTGACCCCCCAGGTCTTCCTCTTTTCCCGGCCGGCGACGGAGCACCTGGACCGGGATGCGGCGGGCGCTCTGGCCTGGAGGCTGCGCGGCGTCGCTCTCCTGCTGCTGGTGCACAG ACAGAGTCCCGCGGTGAAAACCCCCGAGGAGTTCAACGTTGCGTACCGCCGGCCCGAGAAG AGTTCAGAGGTGAAGTATTTGACCTTACACAGCCTCGATGAGGTCTCCGAGATCTTCCTAGATCAagacaaagaggaggaggaagaggaggaggaggaagaagaggaggatgaatcacaatttg GAAAGCTGAATGATGAAGTTGCAGCGTCTGTCTTCGAAAACACAGGCAACCTGATGGATTTGGACTCCATTACCCAGCTAACCTCTGAAAACTTCCACTCTGAAGTTGCACAAAGCAGCCTCACGGTGGTGCTGTTCTACCTCAAATGTAAAACTGATCTCA GGGATGCTGTTTCCATGGCATTTCTCAGCTCCTTCATTGGAGTTGCAGAGAAACTTGAAG agtcCAAGGTGGACGATGTTCTGATGAGCGTGGTGGACTGTGGAGAGTGGACTGACCTCTGCGCCGCTCAGCCCGGCGCACTCGTGCCtttccagccaatcacagagtTTCCCAGCGTTGTGCTGCTCCGCCCACAAGAGTCACCGCAGTACTATGCATCCATGCTGGGCAGTGAAGCGCTACATCGCTTTATCATACT gAGCCGCACTGCTGCTCCAGTGCGACTATCTACTCAGGAGGAAGTGACGTCATTCCTTCAGGAAGTACCTCACGGATCCCAAGCAGGCGACAGACCCGACAGAGTCTTGGGGTTGTTCAGGTCACCGACAG ATGCATCAGCGTTCCTCGAGGCAGCCATGTCCCTCAGAGGGGAAGTGCTAAGCGGACTACTGATGGATGGAACGGCAGAAAAATG GGCTGCAGCCCACGCCCTGCATCTTCCGGCCGTGTTGGCCTTTCCCTCCTGGAGGACTCCTGCTCATCCGTCGGCTCTGCCGGCGGCGTCCTCCTCTGCGGCGGAGCTGCTTTCGCAGGTTCGCTTGGCGATGCTCCACCCCATG CCTGAGCTAACGGTGGACAACCTGCCGTCCTTCCTGTCGCTGGGTAAAGCCTTGCTCCTGCTCTTCGTGGGAGAAGAGGAGGACGAGATCGGGCAGAAGCAGAACCAGGAGCTGGTGGAGGAGATGAGGAGAGCGGTGGAGCTGGGAGGAGCCAGGATGGAGCGGTACCTGGCCTGCTGGATTCACCT AGGCAGCACTCCAGCAGGGATGTCCGTCCTGGGATCTTACCTGGGGTACATGCCCCCACTTCCTGCGCTGGTGCTCACGCATTTACCAGACGGGGAGGAGGTTTATCAGTACCCGGCCGACAGTGTTGTAGCAGCCCCCTCTGTTTTGCAGTGGCTGCAGAGGATTGAGGACGGCGCCGAACCGCCTGCAG GGATGCTGGGAGCGGACAGCTGGCCTCCTTCTGCCGAGTTTTACGATCTCCTGAAAGTGATGGAGGAGGCGCAGGAACCAGAGTCAATGCAGCAGCCGACTCCAGCCGACgaggaggagctggaagaggaagaagaagatttgCACGTCGAGGAGCCTTTGGTGGCAGAAAAGGTGACGGATGGGAGTCCTGAACCTAATCCCAGCATTCACTCTGAACTTTAG
- the txndc16 gene encoding thioredoxin domain-containing protein 16 isoform X2, with product MWIWTAVFLLGLSSGERTDKEKTYERMEITAGDFNEKLQSGKILFIYFEHQVSPPVSLFLVEMEKSAEVLQDYGVLVRKVNCRTELVPTYCTEERLQRTVFLFRGGKEFLSFDLDTVFDVNSIVAEVLFAILREEVKYVHTDADLLAMERTARGKKDMVLSYVQSLGTQEHRSIMETAYVYGSKHQFILITGGPVLKQLGVNESSLSSRVWFLHCRIPGGFPTPTASERCPVTRMRRALSTLNLHSFLQLMEAPLVLEVDVDPSSVPPPQFPYQLTPQVFLFSRPATEHLDRDAAGALAWRLRGVALLLLVHRQSPAVKTPEEFNVAYRRPEKSSEVKYLTLHSLDEVSEIFLDQDKEEEEEEEEEEEEDESQFGKLNDEVAASVFENTGNLMDLDSITQLTSENFHSEVAQSSLTVVLFYLKWDAVSMAFLSSFIGVAEKLEESKVDDVLMSVVDCGEWTDLCAAQPGALVPFQPITEFPSVVLLRPQESPQYYASMLGSEALHRFIILSRTAAPVRLSTQEEVTSFLQEVPHGSQAGDRPDRVLGLFRSPTDASAFLEAAMSLRGEVLSGLLMDGTAEKWAAAHALHLPAVLAFPSWRTPAHPSALPAASSSAAELLSQVRLAMLHPMPELTVDNLPSFLSLGKALLLLFVGEEEDEIGQKQNQELVEEMRRAVELGGARMERYLACWIHLGSTPAGMSVLGSYLGYMPPLPALVLTHLPDGEEVYQYPADSVVAAPSVLQWLQRIEDGAEPPAGMLGADSWPPSAEFYDLLKVMEEAQEPESMQQPTPADEEELEEEEEDLHVEEPLVAEKVTDGSPEPNPSIHSEL from the exons ATGTGGATCTGGACTGCCGTTTTCCTGCTGGGACTGAGCTCAGGAGAACGCACGGACAAGGAAAAAACGTACGAACGGATGGAAATCACAGCTGGAGATTTTAATGAGAAGCTGCAATCTGGAAAgatcctatttatttattttgagcaCCAAG TCTCTCCACCCGTCTCTCTGTTCCTAGTGGAGATGGAAAAGTCAGCCGAAGTTCTTCAGGATTACGGCGTTCTAGTCAGAAAA GTGAACTGTCGGACAGAGCTGGTTCCCACGTACTGCACGGAGGAACGGCTCCAGCGCACAGTGTTTCTGTTCCG aggcGGAAAGGAGTTCCTAAGCTTTGATTTGGACACCGTCTTTGACGTCAACTCCATCGTGGCGGAAGTGCTCTT CGCCATACTACGCGAGGAGGTGAAGTACGTCCACACGGACGCCGACCTCCTGGCCATGGAGAGGACAGCCAGAGGGAAGAAGGACATGGTCCTCAGCTACGTCCAAAGCCTGGGAACACAAG AGCACAGGTCGATCATGGAGACGGCGTACGTGTATGGATCCAAACATCAGTTCATCCTCATCACTGGAGGTCCTGTACTGAAACAGTTGGG GGTGAATGAGTCCTCGCTGTCGTCTCGGGTTTGGTTCCTGCACTGCCGGATCCCCGGCGGGTTCCCCACCCCCACGGCTTCCGAGCGCTGCCCTGTGACCCGTATGAGGAGGGCCCTGTCCACCCTGAACCTGCACTCCTTCCTGCAGCTGATGGAGGCGCCTTTAGTG CTTGAAGTGGACGTCGACCCCTCCTCCGTCCCGCCGCCTCAGTTCCCCTACCAGCTGACCCCCCAGGTCTTCCTCTTTTCCCGGCCGGCGACGGAGCACCTGGACCGGGATGCGGCGGGCGCTCTGGCCTGGAGGCTGCGCGGCGTCGCTCTCCTGCTGCTGGTGCACAG ACAGAGTCCCGCGGTGAAAACCCCCGAGGAGTTCAACGTTGCGTACCGCCGGCCCGAGAAG AGTTCAGAGGTGAAGTATTTGACCTTACACAGCCTCGATGAGGTCTCCGAGATCTTCCTAGATCAagacaaagaggaggaggaagaggaggaggaggaagaagaggaggatgaatcacaatttg GAAAGCTGAATGATGAAGTTGCAGCGTCTGTCTTCGAAAACACAGGCAACCTGATGGATTTGGACTCCATTACCCAGCTAACCTCTGAAAACTTCCACTCTGAAGTTGCACAAAGCAGCCTCACGGTGGTGCTGTTCTACCTCAAAT GGGATGCTGTTTCCATGGCATTTCTCAGCTCCTTCATTGGAGTTGCAGAGAAACTTGAAG agtcCAAGGTGGACGATGTTCTGATGAGCGTGGTGGACTGTGGAGAGTGGACTGACCTCTGCGCCGCTCAGCCCGGCGCACTCGTGCCtttccagccaatcacagagtTTCCCAGCGTTGTGCTGCTCCGCCCACAAGAGTCACCGCAGTACTATGCATCCATGCTGGGCAGTGAAGCGCTACATCGCTTTATCATACT gAGCCGCACTGCTGCTCCAGTGCGACTATCTACTCAGGAGGAAGTGACGTCATTCCTTCAGGAAGTACCTCACGGATCCCAAGCAGGCGACAGACCCGACAGAGTCTTGGGGTTGTTCAGGTCACCGACAG ATGCATCAGCGTTCCTCGAGGCAGCCATGTCCCTCAGAGGGGAAGTGCTAAGCGGACTACTGATGGATGGAACGGCAGAAAAATG GGCTGCAGCCCACGCCCTGCATCTTCCGGCCGTGTTGGCCTTTCCCTCCTGGAGGACTCCTGCTCATCCGTCGGCTCTGCCGGCGGCGTCCTCCTCTGCGGCGGAGCTGCTTTCGCAGGTTCGCTTGGCGATGCTCCACCCCATG CCTGAGCTAACGGTGGACAACCTGCCGTCCTTCCTGTCGCTGGGTAAAGCCTTGCTCCTGCTCTTCGTGGGAGAAGAGGAGGACGAGATCGGGCAGAAGCAGAACCAGGAGCTGGTGGAGGAGATGAGGAGAGCGGTGGAGCTGGGAGGAGCCAGGATGGAGCGGTACCTGGCCTGCTGGATTCACCT AGGCAGCACTCCAGCAGGGATGTCCGTCCTGGGATCTTACCTGGGGTACATGCCCCCACTTCCTGCGCTGGTGCTCACGCATTTACCAGACGGGGAGGAGGTTTATCAGTACCCGGCCGACAGTGTTGTAGCAGCCCCCTCTGTTTTGCAGTGGCTGCAGAGGATTGAGGACGGCGCCGAACCGCCTGCAG GGATGCTGGGAGCGGACAGCTGGCCTCCTTCTGCCGAGTTTTACGATCTCCTGAAAGTGATGGAGGAGGCGCAGGAACCAGAGTCAATGCAGCAGCCGACTCCAGCCGACgaggaggagctggaagaggaagaagaagatttgCACGTCGAGGAGCCTTTGGTGGCAGAAAAGGTGACGGATGGGAGTCCTGAACCTAATCCCAGCATTCACTCTGAACTTTAG
- the gpr137c gene encoding integral membrane protein GPR137C, with translation MFSSAAGEDLFTSAEESSGRAISPSVELSLTIVYTVLYSFLFVFVYLQLWLILHYGHKRFSFQSVFLFLCLLWAALRTTLFSFYFKNVVQANQLQPLAFWLLYCCPVCLQFFTLCLLNLYFTQVMFKAKAKYSPELSKYKVPLRLLFLCLSIFFLVVNLTCAMLVQGALEHSKPPSDGGIKHAVLARVLINDSLFVLCAISLAVCIFKIAKMSSANVYLESKGTSLCQATAIGAMVILLYTSRACYNLVVVALSPQDRPSPFNYGWYSISDQAAVQEVSGEAYIIFGVILFFWELLPTSLVVVFFRVQRPHQNLAQGGMISSHSFSSRAYFFDNPRRYDSDDDLSKSINARSDRASLFSTTPQLSTSSWYGSIQRNGTLAAGGASAQQPLPSTAPLLFANGNIQNPHHHHHHNYYSTPQNNNNHHHPHNNYYSTPQNYYCASHMYFCTPQN, from the exons ATGTTTTCGTCAGCAGCAGGGGAGGACTTGTTTACCTCCGCGGAGGAGTCCTCCGGACGCGCAATCTCCCCGTCCGTGGAGCTCAGTTTGACCATCGTCTACACCGTCCTCTACTCTTTCCTCTTCGTTTTCGTCTACCTGCAGCTCTGGCTCATTTTGCACTACGGACACAAGCGCTTCAGCTTCCAGAGCGTGTTTTTGTTCCTGTGTCTGCTGTGGGCTGCGCTGCGGACGACCCTCTTCTCtttctactttaaaaatgtggtGCAGGCCAACCAGCTGCAGCCTCTGGCCTTCTGGCTGCTGTACTGCTGCCCCGTCTGCCTGCAGTTCTTCACGCTCTGCCTGCTCAACCTTTACTTCACACAG gTGATGTTCAAAGCTAAAGCCAAGTATTCACCGGAGCTCTCCAAATACAA GGTTCCACTGCGTTTGCTGTTCTTGTGTCTCAGTATTTTCTTCCTGGTGGTGAACCTCACATGCGCAATGTTAGTGCAAGGAGCTCTTGAGCACTCCAAGCCGCCAAG CGATGGAGGAATCAAGCATGCGGTCTTAGCGCGGGTCCTGATCAACGACAGTCTGTTCGTCTTGTGTGCCATATCCCTGGCCGTGTGTATCTTCAAGATCGCGAAGATGTCTTCTGCCAACGTTTACCTTGAGTCTAAG GGTACATCCTTGTGCCAAGCAACAGCCATTGGAGCCATGGTGATCCTCCTTTACACATCCAGAGCCTGTTACAACCTCGTGGTGGTGGCCCTGTCGCCCCAGGACAGACCCAGTCCCTTCAATTATGGCTGGTACAGCATTTCCGATCAG gctgCAGTACAAGAGGTCAGCGGCGAGGCCTACATCATTTTTGgggtcattttgtttttctgggagCTGCTGCCGACTAGCCTGGTGGTGGTTTTCTTCAGGGTCCAGAGACCCCATCAAAACCTG GCTCAGGGGGGAATGATCAGCAGCCACAGTTTCAGCTCCAGGGCCTATTTCTTTGATAACCCCAGGCGGTACGATAGTGACGACGACCTGTCCAAAAGCATCAATGCGAGGAGCGATCGCGCCAG TCTCTTCTCCACCACACCCCAGCTGTCAACATCCAGTTGGTACGGCTCCATCCAGCGCAATGGGACTTTAGCAGCCGGGGGGGCGTCTGCCCAGCAGCCCCTGCCCTCAACAGCCCCCCTCCTCTTCGCAAATGGAAACATCCAGAatccacatcatcatcatcatcacaacTATTACTCCACCCCgcagaacaacaacaaccaccaccaTCCGCACAATAACTACTATTCCACGCCTCAGAATTATTACTGTGCATCGCATATGTACTTCTGCACCCCCCAGAATTAA
- the txndc16 gene encoding thioredoxin domain-containing protein 16 isoform X3 produces MEKSAEVLQDYGVLVRKVNCRTELVPTYCTEERLQRTVFLFRGGKEFLSFDLDTVFDVNSIVAEVLFAILREEVKYVHTDADLLAMERTARGKKDMVLSYVQSLGTQEHRSIMETAYVYGSKHQFILITGGPVLKQLGVNESSLSSRVWFLHCRIPGGFPTPTASERCPVTRMRRALSTLNLHSFLQLMEAPLVLEVDVDPSSVPPPQFPYQLTPQVFLFSRPATEHLDRDAAGALAWRLRGVALLLLVHRQSPAVKTPEEFNVAYRRPEKSSEVKYLTLHSLDEVSEIFLDQDKEEEEEEEEEEEEDESQFGKLNDEVAASVFENTGNLMDLDSITQLTSENFHSEVAQSSLTVVLFYLKCKTDLRDAVSMAFLSSFIGVAEKLEESKVDDVLMSVVDCGEWTDLCAAQPGALVPFQPITEFPSVVLLRPQESPQYYASMLGSEALHRFIILSRTAAPVRLSTQEEVTSFLQEVPHGSQAGDRPDRVLGLFRSPTDASAFLEAAMSLRGEVLSGLLMDGTAEKWAAAHALHLPAVLAFPSWRTPAHPSALPAASSSAAELLSQVRLAMLHPMPELTVDNLPSFLSLGKALLLLFVGEEEDEIGQKQNQELVEEMRRAVELGGARMERYLACWIHLGSTPAGMSVLGSYLGYMPPLPALVLTHLPDGEEVYQYPADSVVAAPSVLQWLQRIEDGAEPPAGMLGADSWPPSAEFYDLLKVMEEAQEPESMQQPTPADEEELEEEEEDLHVEEPLVAEKVTDGSPEPNPSIHSEL; encoded by the exons ATGGAAAAGTCAGCCGAAGTTCTTCAGGATTACGGCGTTCTAGTCAGAAAA GTGAACTGTCGGACAGAGCTGGTTCCCACGTACTGCACGGAGGAACGGCTCCAGCGCACAGTGTTTCTGTTCCG aggcGGAAAGGAGTTCCTAAGCTTTGATTTGGACACCGTCTTTGACGTCAACTCCATCGTGGCGGAAGTGCTCTT CGCCATACTACGCGAGGAGGTGAAGTACGTCCACACGGACGCCGACCTCCTGGCCATGGAGAGGACAGCCAGAGGGAAGAAGGACATGGTCCTCAGCTACGTCCAAAGCCTGGGAACACAAG AGCACAGGTCGATCATGGAGACGGCGTACGTGTATGGATCCAAACATCAGTTCATCCTCATCACTGGAGGTCCTGTACTGAAACAGTTGGG GGTGAATGAGTCCTCGCTGTCGTCTCGGGTTTGGTTCCTGCACTGCCGGATCCCCGGCGGGTTCCCCACCCCCACGGCTTCCGAGCGCTGCCCTGTGACCCGTATGAGGAGGGCCCTGTCCACCCTGAACCTGCACTCCTTCCTGCAGCTGATGGAGGCGCCTTTAGTG CTTGAAGTGGACGTCGACCCCTCCTCCGTCCCGCCGCCTCAGTTCCCCTACCAGCTGACCCCCCAGGTCTTCCTCTTTTCCCGGCCGGCGACGGAGCACCTGGACCGGGATGCGGCGGGCGCTCTGGCCTGGAGGCTGCGCGGCGTCGCTCTCCTGCTGCTGGTGCACAG ACAGAGTCCCGCGGTGAAAACCCCCGAGGAGTTCAACGTTGCGTACCGCCGGCCCGAGAAG AGTTCAGAGGTGAAGTATTTGACCTTACACAGCCTCGATGAGGTCTCCGAGATCTTCCTAGATCAagacaaagaggaggaggaagaggaggaggaggaagaagaggaggatgaatcacaatttg GAAAGCTGAATGATGAAGTTGCAGCGTCTGTCTTCGAAAACACAGGCAACCTGATGGATTTGGACTCCATTACCCAGCTAACCTCTGAAAACTTCCACTCTGAAGTTGCACAAAGCAGCCTCACGGTGGTGCTGTTCTACCTCAAATGTAAAACTGATCTCA GGGATGCTGTTTCCATGGCATTTCTCAGCTCCTTCATTGGAGTTGCAGAGAAACTTGAAG agtcCAAGGTGGACGATGTTCTGATGAGCGTGGTGGACTGTGGAGAGTGGACTGACCTCTGCGCCGCTCAGCCCGGCGCACTCGTGCCtttccagccaatcacagagtTTCCCAGCGTTGTGCTGCTCCGCCCACAAGAGTCACCGCAGTACTATGCATCCATGCTGGGCAGTGAAGCGCTACATCGCTTTATCATACT gAGCCGCACTGCTGCTCCAGTGCGACTATCTACTCAGGAGGAAGTGACGTCATTCCTTCAGGAAGTACCTCACGGATCCCAAGCAGGCGACAGACCCGACAGAGTCTTGGGGTTGTTCAGGTCACCGACAG ATGCATCAGCGTTCCTCGAGGCAGCCATGTCCCTCAGAGGGGAAGTGCTAAGCGGACTACTGATGGATGGAACGGCAGAAAAATG GGCTGCAGCCCACGCCCTGCATCTTCCGGCCGTGTTGGCCTTTCCCTCCTGGAGGACTCCTGCTCATCCGTCGGCTCTGCCGGCGGCGTCCTCCTCTGCGGCGGAGCTGCTTTCGCAGGTTCGCTTGGCGATGCTCCACCCCATG CCTGAGCTAACGGTGGACAACCTGCCGTCCTTCCTGTCGCTGGGTAAAGCCTTGCTCCTGCTCTTCGTGGGAGAAGAGGAGGACGAGATCGGGCAGAAGCAGAACCAGGAGCTGGTGGAGGAGATGAGGAGAGCGGTGGAGCTGGGAGGAGCCAGGATGGAGCGGTACCTGGCCTGCTGGATTCACCT AGGCAGCACTCCAGCAGGGATGTCCGTCCTGGGATCTTACCTGGGGTACATGCCCCCACTTCCTGCGCTGGTGCTCACGCATTTACCAGACGGGGAGGAGGTTTATCAGTACCCGGCCGACAGTGTTGTAGCAGCCCCCTCTGTTTTGCAGTGGCTGCAGAGGATTGAGGACGGCGCCGAACCGCCTGCAG GGATGCTGGGAGCGGACAGCTGGCCTCCTTCTGCCGAGTTTTACGATCTCCTGAAAGTGATGGAGGAGGCGCAGGAACCAGAGTCAATGCAGCAGCCGACTCCAGCCGACgaggaggagctggaagaggaagaagaagatttgCACGTCGAGGAGCCTTTGGTGGCAGAAAAGGTGACGGATGGGAGTCCTGAACCTAATCCCAGCATTCACTCTGAACTTTAG